The following proteins come from a genomic window of Fulvitalea axinellae:
- a CDS encoding discoidin domain-containing protein, which produces MKRNILKAFVLAFAMLATACDKEEVKYDPPVKPVFETKPIYVLNDLSQYWKPFLGLKDEGNFATYIDFAKQQYTGISHPVISKINFNGVNALNVFLNTESPRSYTVEDKKALEEYLKTGGGLAFFAMGEGDGTQNEITNLTSGYGFSFVGGNVENPSANWEGHGTVAKFNKGSLLQLDNVSEWTIVAKSGSAPLIAYREFGGGVVLASGIDIFGKEQPGNVAFYQDLLLKLVDHKPAFVSDELFKPDLVQGESFVLAGSRIFSNGYYAEEVKEFAPLYKEIVEKVSEWAEVDKPTEGNFTVSVLPGEIKGWNGEKDITLGLAYGGYPETKTKSVARTAEVLVAEWLKPKRESLDKDAFSIFVGALIAEDLGYPDAMAETVDPLIDFAENHPDFDRYDPVTMSKEELDAFPEKLGQGKYLKALKELYSKFGEDIVRDYVKLKLDLVPTIDGFEFSGSDVAWLWAKATEDFEDGGDKRIFSLFNDLGYQVDREQVSIPASVDSEKLNTEWWNPYIPSQYTHSSFDISNIFDGDFDAGGKGTWHSVEWKPDIAPYPHTIEVDMFDRNKITSFVYYPRNVTWHQHMAHIKFYVTDDKNDKGEAVAEFIWRKPWTPDGKKIYCTKFKTGRYFFIEILESWVNDAPEPKGKNSTSICELEVYGAPASKENN; this is translated from the coding sequence ATGAAAAGAAATATACTCAAGGCATTTGTGTTGGCTTTTGCCATGTTGGCGACAGCCTGCGATAAGGAGGAAGTGAAATACGACCCTCCCGTAAAGCCAGTTTTCGAGACCAAGCCCATTTATGTGCTCAATGATCTTTCCCAATATTGGAAACCGTTTTTAGGCTTGAAAGACGAAGGGAACTTCGCTACGTATATCGATTTCGCAAAGCAGCAATACACGGGGATTTCCCATCCTGTAATATCAAAAATCAATTTCAATGGCGTAAACGCTTTGAATGTGTTTTTGAATACCGAGAGCCCCCGCTCATATACGGTGGAAGATAAAAAAGCTTTGGAGGAATACCTGAAAACCGGTGGCGGGCTAGCCTTTTTCGCTATGGGAGAAGGAGATGGGACCCAAAACGAGATAACGAACCTGACGTCAGGATACGGTTTCAGCTTTGTGGGTGGAAACGTGGAGAATCCAAGCGCAAATTGGGAAGGGCACGGCACAGTAGCGAAATTCAACAAGGGCAGTTTGCTTCAGCTCGACAATGTGTCAGAGTGGACAATTGTAGCCAAGTCGGGTAGCGCTCCTTTGATCGCTTACCGTGAGTTCGGTGGCGGAGTAGTATTGGCTTCGGGTATCGATATTTTCGGAAAAGAACAGCCCGGAAACGTGGCCTTTTACCAAGACCTACTCTTAAAGTTGGTTGACCATAAGCCCGCATTTGTTTCCGATGAGCTTTTCAAACCGGATTTGGTTCAGGGCGAAAGCTTTGTGTTGGCTGGTAGCAGAATATTCAGCAATGGATACTATGCCGAAGAGGTGAAAGAATTCGCTCCGTTGTACAAAGAAATAGTAGAGAAAGTGTCGGAGTGGGCCGAAGTGGACAAGCCTACCGAAGGTAATTTTACCGTTTCGGTATTGCCGGGCGAAATCAAAGGCTGGAACGGCGAAAAGGATATCACTTTGGGCTTGGCCTACGGCGGATACCCGGAAACAAAAACCAAAAGTGTGGCCCGTACGGCCGAGGTACTCGTGGCCGAATGGCTGAAGCCCAAGAGGGAAAGTCTTGACAAAGACGCCTTCAGCATTTTCGTAGGCGCCCTAATTGCCGAAGACCTCGGTTATCCGGACGCTATGGCCGAAACCGTGGATCCATTGATCGATTTTGCCGAGAACCATCCGGACTTTGATAGGTATGATCCAGTGACGATGAGTAAGGAAGAGCTGGACGCATTTCCTGAAAAGTTGGGCCAAGGCAAATACCTGAAGGCCCTTAAAGAGCTTTACTCAAAATTTGGGGAGGATATCGTGCGGGATTACGTGAAGTTGAAGCTTGATTTAGTGCCGACCATTGATGGGTTTGAATTTTCAGGTAGTGATGTTGCATGGCTTTGGGCAAAGGCAACAGAGGATTTTGAAGACGGAGGTGATAAAAGAATTTTTTCATTATTTAATGATTTGGGATATCAAGTTGACCGAGAGCAAGTTTCAATACCTGCTTCTGTAGATAGCGAAAAACTAAATACTGAATGGTGGAATCCATATATCCCGAGCCAGTATACACATTCTAGTTTTGATATATCAAATATTTTTGATGGTGATTTTGATGCGGGAGGAAAGGGGACTTGGCATAGTGTGGAATGGAAACCCGACATAGCGCCTTATCCTCATACAATAGAGGTTGATATGTTTGATCGAAACAAGATTACGTCATTTGTTTATTACCCCCGAAATGTTACTTGGCATCAACATATGGCTCATATTAAGTTCTATGTGACGGATGATAAAAATGATAAAGGAGAAGCAGTTGCTGAGTTTATATGGAGAAAACCATGGACGCCCGATGGAAAGAAAATTTACTGTACAAAGTTTAAAACGGGCAGATATTTTTTTATTGAGATATTAGAGAGTTGGGTAAATGATGCGCCTGAACCTAAGGGAAAGAATTCAACGTCTATTTGCGAGTTGGAAGTGTATGGAGCTCCTGCTTCTAAGGAGAATAACTAA
- the thiH gene encoding 2-iminoacetate synthase ThiH, with product MTFYEKFKEYDWERIKSDIYSKTARDVEHALSKDKRDLEDFKALVSPAAMPYLEQMAQLSHRLTQKRFGKTIQMYVPMYLSNECQNICTYCGFSLDNKIPRITLRPEQIEREMKVIKKMGYEHLLLVTGEANQTVGVPYFEKVLDQVREEFSHISMEVQPMDQTDYEKLIDKGLNTVLVYQETYHQEDYKKHHPKGKKSNFQYRIDTPDRLGKAGIHKIGLGVLIGLEDWRTDCFHVAAHLDYLEKTYWKTKYSISFPRLRPFSGGMEPKVVMDDRELVQLICAYRIFNEEVEISLSTRERETFRDNVIKLGVTSLSAGSKTNPGGYSEEKDSLEQFEISDERSAQDIASMIQRQGYEPVWKDWDMALS from the coding sequence ATGACTTTCTACGAAAAATTCAAAGAATACGATTGGGAACGGATAAAGTCTGACATCTATTCCAAAACCGCCAGGGATGTTGAGCACGCTTTGTCGAAGGACAAACGGGATCTTGAGGACTTCAAGGCTTTGGTCTCGCCGGCGGCGATGCCCTATTTGGAACAAATGGCCCAACTCAGCCATCGTCTTACCCAAAAACGTTTCGGCAAAACGATTCAGATGTACGTTCCGATGTACCTCTCGAACGAATGCCAAAACATCTGCACGTATTGCGGTTTTAGCCTCGACAACAAGATTCCGCGTATCACTCTCCGCCCGGAGCAGATAGAGCGCGAGATGAAGGTAATCAAGAAAATGGGCTACGAACACCTTTTATTGGTTACCGGCGAAGCGAACCAAACGGTGGGCGTTCCCTATTTCGAAAAAGTACTGGATCAGGTCCGGGAAGAATTCTCCCACATCTCCATGGAAGTCCAGCCGATGGACCAAACCGATTATGAAAAGCTTATTGATAAAGGGCTAAATACGGTTTTGGTTTATCAGGAAACCTACCACCAGGAAGATTATAAAAAGCATCACCCGAAAGGTAAAAAATCTAATTTCCAATATAGAATTGACACTCCCGACCGATTGGGCAAAGCCGGAATACATAAAATAGGCTTGGGTGTTTTGATCGGTCTGGAAGACTGGCGTACGGACTGTTTCCACGTGGCTGCGCATTTGGATTATCTGGAAAAAACGTATTGGAAGACGAAATACTCGATTTCCTTTCCTCGCCTGCGCCCTTTCAGTGGCGGAATGGAACCAAAAGTGGTAATGGACGACCGAGAATTGGTCCAGCTAATATGCGCGTACCGCATTTTCAACGAGGAAGTGGAGATATCGCTCTCAACCCGGGAACGCGAAACCTTCCGTGATAATGTTATCAAACTGGGTGTCACCAGCCTTAGTGCGGGTTCGAAAACCAACCCGGGCGGTTATAGCGAAGAAAAAGACTCTTTGGAGCAATTCGAAATATCCGACGAACGAAGCGCCCAAGATATCGCCTCCATGATCCAAAGGCAAGGTTATGAACCTGTCTGGAAAGATTGGGATATGGCGTTGAGCTAA
- a CDS encoding transposase has product MSMKTRTTRRKFSAKFKAEVAIEALKERETTQDLCRRYDLHATQISQWKNEFLQRSASVFEGHKEKKENEKAEKATDQLYSKIGKLEMENDFLKKSLKKLGRL; this is encoded by the coding sequence ATGAGCATGAAAACGAGAACGACACGTAGGAAATTCAGCGCCAAATTCAAGGCGGAAGTAGCGATCGAAGCACTGAAGGAAAGAGAAACCACCCAAGACCTCTGCAGACGATACGATCTTCACGCCACCCAGATTTCACAATGGAAGAACGAGTTTCTGCAACGCTCAGCAAGCGTTTTTGAAGGGCACAAGGAAAAAAAAGAGAACGAGAAAGCGGAGAAGGCGACAGACCAACTGTACAGTAAAATAGGGAAGCTGGAGATGGAAAACGACTTTTTAAAAAAAAGCTTAAAGAAGTTGGGGCGTCTATAG
- a CDS encoding IS3 family transposase: MDPKGKLSIRRQCDCLELYRSSYYYSPKGENAENLELMRLMDRHMIDEPTAGVLRMRSALRDQGFNPSYERVRRLMRKANLYPIYPKKNLSKPGEAKYVYPYLLKEKKVVRKNQVWSIDITYIAMASGFMYMTAIIDVYSRYIVGWGLSNTLEAAASLKVVREAVEIHGKPEILNSDQGSQFTCGEYVNYLKKEGINISMDAKGRALDNIYIERFWRTLKRDHIYLNPADNGLKLYLGIEKWLRRYHNRDHQGIENLKPENVFSGASKAKATAYAHANIDKSKKKQNVKGLINIHTGSTVATTL; encoded by the coding sequence ATCGACCCCAAGGGTAAGCTGAGTATTCGCCGTCAGTGCGACTGTCTGGAGCTTTACCGTTCGTCATACTACTACAGCCCAAAGGGGGAAAACGCTGAGAATCTGGAGTTGATGCGCCTTATGGACCGGCACATGATCGACGAACCCACGGCGGGAGTTTTGCGCATGAGATCAGCCTTGCGTGACCAAGGATTCAACCCTTCCTATGAAAGGGTTAGGCGCTTGATGCGCAAAGCGAATCTCTACCCTATTTACCCGAAAAAGAATCTGAGCAAGCCCGGAGAGGCAAAATACGTTTACCCGTATCTGCTTAAGGAAAAGAAAGTTGTCAGGAAAAACCAGGTCTGGTCGATAGACATCACTTATATAGCCATGGCTAGCGGTTTCATGTATATGACGGCGATTATCGACGTCTACAGCAGGTACATAGTGGGTTGGGGTTTGAGCAATACGCTTGAGGCCGCGGCGTCTTTAAAAGTGGTGCGTGAGGCCGTTGAGATTCACGGTAAACCGGAAATACTCAACAGTGACCAAGGTTCCCAGTTCACTTGCGGGGAATACGTGAACTATCTCAAGAAAGAGGGAATAAACATCAGTATGGACGCCAAAGGCCGAGCCTTGGACAACATTTACATCGAACGCTTTTGGAGAACGCTAAAAAGGGACCATATTTACCTGAATCCGGCCGACAACGGTTTAAAGTTGTATTTGGGGATAGAGAAATGGTTGCGACGCTACCACAACAGGGATCACCAAGGAATCGAGAACCTGAAGCCGGAAAATGTTTTTAGCGGAGCGTCAAAAGCGAAAGCCACCGCGTATGCCCATGCAAATATTGATAAGTCCAAGAAAAAACAGAATGTGAAAGGACTTATCAACATTCACACGGGCTCGACGGTAGCGACAACCCTTTAA
- a CDS encoding NINE protein has protein sequence MKSKTVAYVLWFFFGFLGAHKFYIGKPVWGVLYFFTGGFFVIGWVIDLFALSNQVDSVNLEYLKMLHNLSDKDIKREPLKTYHKEETPRFESLSKKNPEQAILTLSNHKEILTMKDVIVKTGMGLEEAEIVLRKFVDKGIAQETVDANGKVLYDFS, from the coding sequence ATGAAGTCAAAGACAGTAGCTTACGTTTTGTGGTTTTTCTTCGGTTTTTTGGGTGCTCATAAATTCTATATTGGGAAACCCGTCTGGGGCGTACTTTATTTTTTCACAGGTGGTTTTTTTGTCATAGGATGGGTCATTGATTTATTTGCCCTTAGTAATCAGGTAGATTCCGTGAATTTGGAATATCTGAAAATGCTTCATAACCTATCAGACAAAGATATTAAGAGGGAACCACTCAAGACATACCATAAGGAGGAAACTCCGCGATTTGAATCGTTATCGAAAAAGAACCCGGAGCAAGCGATCCTGACACTCAGCAATCATAAGGAAATTTTGACGATGAAAGACGTTATCGTAAAAACGGGAATGGGACTTGAGGAAGCGGAAATTGTTTTACGAAAATTCGTAGACAAAGGGATAGCCCAAGAAACTGTTGATGCGAACGGAAAAGTCCTTTACGACTTTTCGTAA
- a CDS encoding sigma factor, giving the protein MNHSQFKSFFEENYSPLCLYAYRIVNDDGLAKDIVQDSFLKIWEKIEGSDIENPKGYLFRIVRNKALDETGAQHTTLDDSFIGPSVDSSEKSLIIDECYDILKELLSRVPFKSREIFEMSRSAGI; this is encoded by the coding sequence ATGAACCACAGTCAATTCAAATCTTTTTTTGAGGAAAACTATTCTCCTCTCTGTCTGTATGCTTACCGTATAGTCAATGACGACGGCCTAGCCAAAGATATTGTTCAAGACTCGTTTCTGAAGATATGGGAAAAAATCGAAGGATCGGATATAGAAAATCCGAAAGGATACCTTTTCAGAATTGTCCGTAACAAAGCGCTGGATGAAACAGGTGCGCAACACACGACACTTGATGACAGCTTTATTGGACCTAGCGTCGATTCTTCCGAAAAAAGTCTGATAATAGACGAATGCTATGATATTCTCAAAGAACTTTTGTCCAGAGTTCCTTTTAAAAGCCGGGAGATATTCGAGATGAGCCGTTCGGCGGGAATATAA
- a CDS encoding tetratricopeptide repeat protein, whose protein sequence is MLFKFIFFVFITAIPYTGIFAQTESAQELLQDAIRAMDGGETEYSRELLDKAEKLDPGKIIYPYERAFSFYKEKNYREAQKILKKIHKRPEASDIMYQLLGNTYDMIGNPKKAIKTYEKGLERFPNSGPLHLERGVMEIKAKNYHGALSIFKKGIGVAPNYSSCYYWASKIYLSSSKKVWGMIYAETFINLERNSQRTREISKLLFNGYKDNIKLKGDSLSVHFSDNTINLNIQGELDPKKLLKQLFETGTYEITMAKALIGEKAISLESLDRIRNRFIDFYFEDSTDGVLSIPIFDYRMKIKQNGFSKAYNYWLLSEGDTDEFHAWKQLNQKKWKAFVEWFTKNQLRAEKKKEEA, encoded by the coding sequence ATGCTTTTTAAATTTATATTCTTCGTTTTCATCACGGCTATCCCCTATACGGGAATTTTTGCCCAGACAGAATCCGCCCAAGAACTACTCCAAGACGCCATAAGAGCTATGGATGGCGGAGAAACGGAATACTCTAGAGAACTACTGGACAAAGCCGAAAAACTGGACCCCGGAAAAATCATTTATCCTTATGAAAGGGCTTTTTCTTTTTATAAGGAAAAGAATTATCGAGAGGCGCAGAAGATTCTCAAAAAAATCCATAAGCGTCCAGAAGCTTCCGATATTATGTATCAGCTCTTGGGTAATACATACGATATGATCGGAAACCCAAAAAAGGCGATAAAGACCTATGAAAAAGGTCTGGAAAGGTTTCCTAATTCCGGACCATTACATCTGGAAAGAGGTGTAATGGAAATAAAGGCAAAGAACTATCACGGCGCTCTTTCGATATTCAAAAAAGGAATCGGTGTCGCACCGAATTACTCTTCTTGCTATTATTGGGCTTCAAAAATATACCTGTCATCCTCGAAAAAAGTATGGGGAATGATCTATGCCGAGACTTTTATAAACTTGGAACGGAACAGCCAACGCACTAGGGAAATCAGCAAGCTCCTTTTTAACGGATATAAGGATAACATCAAACTTAAGGGAGATTCCCTAAGTGTTCATTTCAGCGATAATACGATAAACCTGAATATACAAGGTGAGTTGGATCCTAAGAAATTATTGAAACAACTCTTCGAAACCGGTACCTACGAAATAACTATGGCGAAAGCCTTGATTGGAGAAAAAGCAATAAGCCTGGAATCCCTAGACAGGATTCGAAACCGGTTTATCGATTTTTATTTTGAGGATTCTACAGATGGAGTGTTATCAATTCCTATTTTCGACTACCGAATGAAGATAAAGCAAAATGGATTTTCCAAGGCTTATAACTATTGGCTTTTATCAGAAGGTGATACAGACGAATTCCATGCCTGGAAACAACTGAATCAGAAAAAATGGAAAGCGTTTGTTGAGTGGTTCACTAAAAATCAACTCCGCGCCGAAAAGAAAAAAGAAGAGGCCTAA
- a CDS encoding RagB/SusD family nutrient uptake outer membrane protein has product MIRKIIYRSIIGAMGLFALASCSDFFEPEQDAVIDNDQHWNSRSELRRGALGAYAGLQDIAVPLVVLGDLRADLLEPARNAKLEHLEIHTHKISQGNKYIDPKPFYDIIANCNDVLHNVDKAMVDPDMTEEIRDAYKAEMITLRSWVYFQLSLIYKRVPVVTDVLNGKFPEYEPDVYGFEGMTNWLITEMEEAVKQDVPEWAKESLGGENSPWSKIHIDRRAFLGELHLTAGNYARAAELFKELIGEGGPSGTGLKLSENSGQEDWKAIWGEINSGASGLEHLSVIPFQKNNRQVNDFLKLFANDKPDRYLLKPTEVSVEKWELQTMRSDAKGDLFRGYGASYVRRDGELVVWKYLESKTEYENDAIHCIYRGADIHLFYAEAINRLGDHEEALAVINDQFSGESESAGIRGRVEVKAINLREFAGVADDPDQVIDEMAIMEQVILQERALELAFEGRRWNDLMRFANRSGRPEVLADRIAEKFGSEKESIRTLLMNKNNWKQNMPGVNL; this is encoded by the coding sequence ATGATTAGAAAAATTATATACAGATCAATAATAGGAGCGATGGGCCTGTTCGCTTTGGCCTCTTGTTCCGATTTTTTCGAGCCTGAGCAAGACGCCGTGATCGACAACGATCAGCACTGGAACTCCCGGAGCGAACTGCGTCGCGGAGCTTTGGGTGCCTACGCCGGGCTGCAGGATATAGCTGTGCCCTTGGTGGTGCTCGGCGATTTACGGGCCGACCTTCTGGAACCCGCCCGAAACGCAAAACTTGAGCACTTGGAAATCCATACGCACAAGATTTCGCAGGGAAACAAGTACATCGATCCCAAGCCGTTTTACGACATTATCGCAAACTGCAACGATGTATTACATAATGTAGACAAAGCGATGGTGGATCCCGATATGACCGAGGAAATCCGCGACGCTTACAAGGCCGAGATGATTACTCTCCGTTCTTGGGTTTATTTCCAGCTTTCGCTGATTTATAAGCGTGTACCGGTCGTTACGGATGTTTTGAACGGAAAATTCCCTGAATATGAACCAGACGTTTACGGATTTGAAGGAATGACCAACTGGCTGATTACCGAAATGGAAGAGGCCGTGAAACAGGATGTTCCGGAATGGGCCAAGGAAAGTCTTGGTGGAGAAAATTCGCCTTGGAGCAAAATCCATATAGACAGAAGGGCCTTTTTGGGCGAACTTCATTTGACGGCCGGAAACTATGCCCGTGCCGCGGAACTTTTCAAGGAGCTGATCGGAGAGGGTGGTCCTTCGGGAACTGGCCTTAAGCTTTCGGAAAATAGCGGGCAGGAAGACTGGAAAGCCATTTGGGGCGAGATCAATTCCGGAGCCAGCGGATTGGAACACCTGAGCGTTATTCCTTTCCAAAAAAACAATCGACAGGTTAACGACTTCTTAAAGCTTTTCGCTAATGACAAACCGGACCGGTACCTTCTAAAACCCACTGAAGTATCGGTGGAGAAATGGGAATTGCAAACTATGCGTTCGGATGCGAAAGGTGACCTTTTCCGTGGTTATGGAGCATCATACGTCCGCCGAGATGGTGAGCTAGTGGTGTGGAAATATTTGGAAAGTAAAACCGAATATGAAAACGACGCTATTCACTGCATTTACAGAGGGGCGGACATCCACTTGTTCTACGCTGAGGCGATCAACAGGTTGGGTGACCATGAGGAGGCTTTAGCCGTTATAAACGACCAGTTTTCCGGCGAATCCGAATCGGCCGGAATACGTGGCAGAGTCGAAGTGAAAGCGATTAACCTGCGCGAATTCGCCGGTGTGGCGGACGATCCGGACCAAGTTATCGACGAAATGGCGATAATGGAACAGGTTATCCTTCAGGAGAGGGCGCTTGAGTTGGCTTTTGAGGGCCGTCGCTGGAACGATCTGATGCGCTTCGCAAACAGAAGCGGAAGACCCGAGGTTCTCGCCGACCGTATTGCCGAAAAGTTTGGTTCCGAAAAGGAGAGCATCCGCACTTTGCTGATGAACAAGAACAACTGGAAGCAAAACATGCCGGGGGTGAACCTTTAA